One part of the Leucobacter triazinivorans genome encodes these proteins:
- a CDS encoding mechanosensitive ion channel family protein encodes MDGVEEVEEAMWQAFGDFLVTYQVPLRILLIVTLAVLLNWMLRRVLMRTVTRIVTGVKRAQNVDTTSEMQAAPYVNARAVQRTRTLGTVGRAAITWLVVVVALILVLAELDVNVGALVASAGIVGAGLAFGAQNIVKDILNGIFMVFEDQLGVGDWITVGEISGTVEDVGIRVTQVRGIDGTLWFVRNGEVLTLGNASQGWGRALIDITVEADADLDEVERVTLDSAKELLQTPETARKITGAPEVWGVESAFGDRATLRLAIRTRPEAQWAVQRAMRPVLVRRFAEAGIQLATELPQFPGGKK; translated from the coding sequence GTGGACGGCGTCGAGGAGGTGGAGGAAGCCATGTGGCAGGCGTTCGGCGACTTCCTGGTGACGTATCAGGTGCCGTTGCGCATCCTGCTGATCGTCACGCTCGCCGTGCTGCTCAACTGGATGCTGCGGCGGGTCCTCATGCGCACCGTCACCCGGATCGTGACGGGAGTGAAGCGCGCGCAGAACGTCGACACCACCTCCGAGATGCAGGCCGCGCCCTACGTCAACGCGCGCGCGGTGCAGCGCACGCGCACCCTCGGCACCGTGGGGCGCGCGGCCATCACCTGGCTCGTCGTCGTGGTCGCGCTGATCCTCGTGCTCGCGGAGCTCGACGTGAACGTCGGCGCGCTGGTGGCCTCCGCCGGCATCGTCGGCGCGGGCCTCGCGTTCGGCGCCCAGAACATCGTCAAGGACATCCTCAACGGCATCTTCATGGTGTTCGAAGATCAACTCGGCGTCGGCGACTGGATCACGGTCGGCGAGATCAGCGGCACGGTGGAGGACGTCGGGATCCGCGTCACCCAGGTGCGGGGCATCGACGGCACGCTCTGGTTCGTGCGCAACGGCGAGGTGCTCACCCTCGGCAACGCGTCGCAGGGCTGGGGCCGCGCGCTCATCGACATCACGGTCGAGGCCGACGCCGACCTCGACGAGGTGGAGCGCGTCACGCTCGATTCGGCGAAGGAGCTGCTCCAAACGCCCGAGACGGCCCGCAAGATCACCGGTGCACCTGAGGTCTGGGGCGTCGAGAGCGCCTTCGGCGACCGTGCGACGCTGCGCCTCGCGATCCGCACGCGGCCCGAGGCGCAGTGGGCCGTGCAGCGGGCCATGCGCCCCGTCCTCGTCCGCAGATTCGCCGAGGCCGGCATCCAGCTCGCCACTGAACTGCCGCAGTTCCCCGGAGGAAAGAAATGA
- a CDS encoding globin, producing MTHDPTHPPQPRLTLRSSESGAAVTDTVWAQVGGTETFDRLVRAFYREVRRDPVLAPMYPDADWEGAIWRLRTFFEQYWGGPATYSEQRGHPRLRMRHAPFPVTPKAKEHWLRHMHAALDEIALPPMHDAAFRDYIERAALAMVNRFE from the coding sequence ATGACGCACGATCCAACCCATCCGCCGCAGCCCCGCCTCACGCTCCGCTCGAGCGAGAGCGGAGCGGCGGTCACCGACACCGTCTGGGCCCAGGTCGGGGGCACCGAGACGTTCGACCGCCTCGTGCGGGCCTTCTACCGCGAGGTGCGCCGCGACCCCGTGCTCGCACCGATGTACCCCGACGCGGATTGGGAGGGCGCGATCTGGCGGCTGCGCACCTTCTTCGAGCAGTACTGGGGCGGACCGGCCACCTACTCCGAGCAGCGCGGGCATCCGCGCCTGCGCATGCGGCACGCGCCGTTCCCCGTGACCCCGAAAGCGAAGGAGCACTGGCTCAGGCACATGCACGCCGCGCTCGACGAGATCGCGCTGCCGCCCATGCACGACGCCGCCTTTCGGGACTACATCGAACGTGCGGCGCTCGCGATGGTGAACCGCTTCGAGTGA
- a CDS encoding LysE family translocator, with protein MVPLENLVAFGLAAFVLIVIPGPSVLFTIGRSLALGRAGGLLSVLGNLIGAAVLVVAVALGVGAVVAASAVLFTALKFVGAVYLVYLGVQAIRHRGDAALRTATPLRLTRRRQTLQGFLVGVTNAKTIVFFVAVLPQFVSREAGAIPLQMLELGLVFVVMAAICDSAWVLAASAARTWLGSSPKRMAALGATGGGVMIALGGALLFSGQRQPSV; from the coding sequence ATGGTGCCCCTCGAGAACCTGGTCGCGTTCGGGCTCGCGGCCTTCGTGCTGATCGTGATCCCCGGGCCGAGCGTGCTGTTCACGATCGGTCGCTCCCTCGCGCTGGGCCGCGCCGGCGGGCTGCTGAGCGTGCTCGGCAACCTCATCGGCGCCGCGGTGCTGGTCGTGGCGGTCGCGCTCGGGGTCGGCGCCGTCGTCGCGGCCTCGGCGGTGCTCTTCACCGCGCTGAAGTTCGTCGGAGCGGTCTATCTCGTGTACCTCGGTGTGCAGGCGATCCGGCACCGCGGCGATGCCGCGCTGCGCACGGCGACCCCGCTCCGTCTCACGCGGCGCAGGCAGACGCTGCAGGGATTCCTCGTCGGCGTCACCAACGCGAAGACGATCGTGTTCTTCGTCGCCGTGCTGCCGCAGTTCGTCAGCCGGGAGGCCGGTGCGATTCCGCTGCAGATGCTCGAGCTCGGTCTGGTGTTCGTCGTGATGGCGGCGATCTGCGACTCGGCCTGGGTGCTGGCGGCGAGTGCCGCGCGCACCTGGCTCGGCAGTTCGCCGAAGCGCATGGCCGCGCTCGGAGCCACGGGAGGCGGCGTCATGATCGCGCTCGGCGGCGCTCTGCTCTTCTCGGGACAGCGTCAGCCGTCGGTCTGA
- a CDS encoding HhH-GPD-type base excision DNA repair protein — translation MSLHLTDDDAADALLTDNALALLIGMLLDQQVAMEVAFTGPLKIQQRIGAVDARSIAETDPDDFVAAFRQSPAVHRFPGSMAGRVQTLCRTLIDDWGGDAAAIWTQGEPDGPTVLKRLQALPGFGAQKARIFLALLGKQCGFTGAGWREASSPYGDEGSFRSVADIVSPETLLQVRETKRAAKAAAKRG, via the coding sequence ATGAGTCTCCACCTCACCGACGACGATGCCGCCGACGCCCTGCTCACGGACAATGCGCTCGCACTCCTCATCGGAATGCTGCTCGACCAGCAGGTCGCCATGGAGGTCGCGTTCACCGGCCCGCTCAAGATCCAGCAGCGGATCGGCGCGGTCGATGCACGCTCCATCGCGGAGACGGATCCGGACGACTTCGTCGCCGCCTTCCGGCAGTCCCCGGCGGTGCACCGCTTCCCCGGCTCGATGGCCGGTCGGGTGCAGACCCTCTGCCGCACGCTGATCGACGACTGGGGCGGCGACGCGGCGGCGATCTGGACGCAGGGCGAGCCCGACGGCCCGACCGTGCTGAAACGACTGCAGGCGCTCCCCGGCTTCGGCGCGCAGAAGGCCAGGATCTTCCTCGCGCTGCTCGGCAAGCAGTGCGGGTTCACCGGCGCGGGCTGGCGGGAGGCCTCCTCGCCCTACGGCGACGAGGGATCCTTCCGCAGTGTGGCCGACATCGTGTCTCCCGAGACACTGCTGCAGGTGCGCGAGACGAAGCGCGCGGCGAAGGCTGCGGCGAAGCGCGGCTGA